A window of the Chloroflexota bacterium genome harbors these coding sequences:
- a CDS encoding ABC transporter substrate-binding protein yields MTRRNLLRGASAGLFGAAGAAVLAACGEAQVVEKIVTQEVIKEVPVETVVTKEVVKEVPVESVVTKEVVKEVAVEKVVTQEVIKEVVKEVEVVKEVPKEVVKEVEVIKEVPKEVVVEKVVTKEVVVEKLVTAEMMIPEGPISGGTLRHSAGGGNTQDIFNPLKQVSSSQAYITDYVFLPLWYGDTWGPGDTPAMTGEWDQGVANRWDEVERARVYNFHINPDVKWHDGLPVTADDVLFGAKLGLDKNYGSGMHKKAWARIVGAGAWGENPTDNIEDVEGLSKLDEMTVQVAIDRPDSAWWASRDWHLPPMAQHHYAGLEPATALETRATHLLGNGPMIWNRYVSQQFADMAGNKDFAYGAPYVDDYVVRYGDRTALDAAMEAGEQDFHRGSNIEAFQRLASLPHLRPFPQRSPFGGHVFFNQTAEVFADMTLEQQSLMIEAMVRAVDRDTVNNELHAGTLFISDYIFEHVALMQDPPEGTFRAMPYDPDAARALVEEAQWDSEKVINWIKWGPPTPTDLALKNYWEQVGIKVEFFLVDGSAVIEKLYQERVHDMVMANMGGDQAVVDACLRVCSDRVYELGGWNHSNINRPWIDEAYADMLAAPNNEALRERWIEFATRLHSKGNMVAGLFWRGSLRNLYHRRLQGAFYMQFYAMPVHSPIERVWLDEYWDER; encoded by the coding sequence ATGACCCGTCGGAATCTGTTGCGCGGTGCGTCCGCCGGCCTTTTCGGGGCCGCGGGGGCGGCCGTGCTGGCGGCGTGTGGCGAGGCGCAAGTCGTCGAGAAAATCGTCACGCAGGAAGTGATCAAAGAGGTCCCGGTTGAGACCGTCGTCACCAAGGAAGTGGTGAAGGAGGTCCCGGTCGAGTCCGTGGTCACGAAGGAAGTCGTCAAGGAAGTCGCGGTCGAGAAGGTCGTGACGCAGGAAGTCATCAAGGAAGTCGTCAAGGAAGTCGAAGTCGTCAAGGAAGTGCCGAAGGAAGTCGTCAAGGAAGTCGAAGTCATCAAGGAAGTTCCGAAGGAAGTCGTCGTCGAGAAGGTCGTGACCAAGGAAGTCGTCGTCGAGAAGCTCGTGACCGCGGAGATGATGATTCCTGAGGGGCCGATCAGCGGTGGCACGCTCCGGCACAGCGCCGGCGGCGGCAACACCCAGGACATCTTCAACCCGCTCAAGCAGGTCAGCAGCTCGCAGGCCTACATCACGGACTATGTGTTCCTGCCGCTGTGGTATGGCGACACGTGGGGCCCGGGTGACACGCCGGCCATGACCGGTGAGTGGGACCAAGGCGTGGCCAACAGATGGGACGAGGTCGAGCGAGCCCGCGTCTACAACTTCCACATCAATCCGGACGTCAAATGGCATGACGGCCTGCCGGTGACGGCGGACGACGTGCTGTTCGGCGCCAAGCTGGGCCTGGACAAGAACTACGGCTCGGGCATGCACAAGAAGGCCTGGGCCCGCATCGTCGGTGCTGGCGCCTGGGGCGAGAACCCCACGGACAACATTGAGGACGTTGAGGGCCTGTCCAAGCTCGACGAGATGACCGTGCAGGTCGCGATCGACCGGCCCGATTCGGCCTGGTGGGCGAGCCGCGACTGGCACCTGCCGCCGATGGCCCAGCACCACTACGCCGGTCTCGAGCCGGCGACGGCGCTCGAGACGCGCGCTACGCACCTTCTGGGCAACGGCCCGATGATCTGGAACCGCTACGTTTCTCAGCAGTTCGCCGACATGGCGGGGAACAAGGATTTCGCCTACGGCGCGCCCTACGTCGACGACTACGTCGTGCGCTACGGTGACCGGACCGCCTTGGACGCGGCCATGGAGGCTGGCGAGCAGGACTTCCACCGCGGGAGCAACATCGAGGCCTTCCAGCGCCTCGCGTCGTTGCCGCACCTGCGGCCGTTCCCGCAGCGCTCGCCATTCGGCGGGCACGTGTTCTTCAACCAGACCGCCGAGGTCTTCGCCGACATGACGCTCGAGCAGCAGTCGCTGATGATCGAGGCCATGGTGCGGGCGGTGGACCGGGACACGGTCAACAACGAGCTCCACGCGGGCACGCTGTTCATCTCGGACTACATCTTCGAGCACGTGGCGCTGATGCAGGACCCGCCCGAGGGCACCTTCCGCGCCATGCCCTACGACCCGGACGCGGCGCGCGCCCTAGTCGAGGAAGCCCAGTGGGACTCCGAGAAGGTGATCAACTGGATCAAGTGGGGGCCGCCGACGCCCACGGACCTGGCGCTCAAGAACTACTGGGAGCAGGTGGGCATCAAGGTTGAGTTCTTCCTGGTCGACGGCTCGGCGGTGATCGAGAAGCTCTACCAGGAGCGCGTGCACGACATGGTCATGGCGAACATGGGCGGGGACCAGGCCGTCGTGGACGCGTGCCTGCGCGTGTGCAGCGACCGGGTGTACGAGCTCGGTGGCTGGAACCACTCGAACATCAACCGCCCGTGGATCGACGAGGCGTACGCCGACATGCTCGCGGCGCCGAACAACGAGGCGCTGCGCGAGCGGTGGATCGAGTTCGCCACGCGACTCCACTCCAAGGGCAACATGGTGGCCGGACTGTTTTGGCGCGGCTCGCTGCGGAACCTGTATCACAGGCGTCTGCAGGGGGCGTTCTACATGCAGTTCTACGCCATGCCGGTGCACTCGCCGATCGAGCGCGTGTGGCTGGACGAGTACTGGGACGAGCGGTAG
- a CDS encoding ABC transporter substrate-binding protein, whose product MTRRNLLRGASAGLFGAAGAAVLAACGEAQVVEKIVTQEVIREVPVETVVTKEVVKEVPVESVVTKEVVKEVAVEKVVTQEVIKEVVKEVEVVKEVPKEVVKEVEVIKEVPKEVVKEVVVTKEVEVIKEVTAEMMIPDGPLSGGTLTLSASRANTQDIFTPLRAVSSTQGFVFGYVYEPLWIGDTWGMGETPQMTGQWDKALASSWEEVEQDRSYIFHLNPDIWWHDRTRVVDADDVLFGMEMAFDPAYNNNKHKTAWGDIEGVKAWAENPTDSITDASGVSKIDEMTVQVTIERPDNNWWASGSKVFAMPRHHFAGLDKAIATEARAVDLLGNGPMIFERYVTQQFADLTSNKDWAYGAPYVDDYVVRYGDGAALDAATEANEQPNPIDFHRAAGGIEAFARLAAQAHLRPFPQRSPFASGVFLNQTAEIFADMTLEQQSMLIEAMVLAVDREQLNNELHGGTRFISDYIFEHVALLSDPPEGTFRDLSYNPDAARELLAESGWDSSKVIKWMRWRAPAPRDLAIKAYWDEVGIQTEFLIIDGSAVIEKLYQERVHDLVFANMGGDQNPVDACLRICSDRLYELGGWNHSNINRPWIDEAYAAILGAANAEERREAWLEMATRLHARGEMVYGQFSRGSLLNLYHRRVKGAFWMQNYAIPVRSPINLVWIDPYWEER is encoded by the coding sequence ATGACCCGTCGAAATCTATTGCGCGGTGCGTCCGCCGGCCTATTCGGCGCGGCAGGCGCGGCCGTGCTGGCGGCGTGTGGCGAGGCGCAAGTCGTCGAAAAAATCGTCACGCAGGAAGTGATCAGAGAGGTCCCGGTTGAGACCGTCGTCACCAAGGAAGTGGTGAAGGAGGTCCCGGTCGAGTCCGTGGTCACGAAGGAAGTCGTCAAGGAAGTCGCGGTCGAGAAGGTCGTGACGCAGGAAGTCATCAAGGAAGTCGTCAAGGAAGTCGAAGTCGTCAAGGAAGTGCCGAAGGAAGTCGTCAAGGAAGTCGAAGTCATCAAGGAAGTGCCGAAGGAAGTCGTCAAGGAAGTCGTCGTGACGAAGGAAGTCGAGGTCATCAAGGAAGTCACGGCCGAGATGATGATTCCGGACGGCCCGCTCAGCGGCGGCACGCTGACGCTCAGCGCCAGTCGCGCCAACACGCAGGACATCTTCACGCCGCTGCGCGCCGTCAGCAGCACGCAGGGGTTCGTGTTTGGCTACGTCTATGAACCGCTGTGGATCGGCGACACCTGGGGCATGGGCGAGACGCCGCAGATGACCGGCCAATGGGATAAGGCCCTGGCCAGCAGCTGGGAGGAAGTTGAGCAGGACCGCTCCTACATCTTCCATCTCAACCCCGACATCTGGTGGCACGACCGCACGCGTGTGGTCGACGCCGACGATGTGCTGTTCGGCATGGAGATGGCGTTCGACCCGGCCTACAACAACAACAAGCACAAGACGGCTTGGGGCGACATCGAGGGTGTGAAGGCCTGGGCGGAGAACCCGACCGACAGCATCACCGACGCCTCGGGTGTGTCCAAGATTGACGAGATGACGGTCCAGGTCACGATCGAGCGGCCCGACAACAACTGGTGGGCGTCCGGCAGCAAGGTCTTTGCCATGCCGCGGCACCACTTTGCGGGCCTGGACAAGGCAATCGCGACCGAAGCGCGGGCGGTGGACCTCCTCGGCAATGGCCCGATGATCTTCGAACGCTACGTCACCCAGCAGTTCGCCGACCTCACGTCGAACAAGGACTGGGCCTACGGCGCGCCGTATGTGGACGACTACGTCGTGCGCTATGGCGACGGCGCGGCGCTCGACGCGGCCACCGAGGCCAACGAGCAGCCGAACCCGATCGACTTCCACCGTGCGGCGGGCGGCATCGAGGCCTTCGCGCGGTTGGCGGCGCAGGCGCACCTGCGGCCGTTCCCACAGCGCTCACCGTTCGCGTCCGGCGTGTTCCTCAACCAGACGGCGGAGATCTTCGCCGACATGACCCTCGAGCAGCAGTCAATGCTGATCGAGGCCATGGTGCTGGCGGTGGACCGTGAGCAGTTGAACAACGAGCTGCACGGCGGCACGCGGTTCATCTCGGACTACATCTTCGAGCACGTGGCGCTGCTGTCGGACCCGCCCGAGGGCACCTTCCGCGACCTGTCCTACAACCCGGACGCCGCACGTGAACTGCTCGCGGAATCGGGCTGGGACTCGAGCAAGGTCATCAAGTGGATGCGGTGGCGAGCGCCGGCGCCGCGTGATCTGGCCATCAAGGCCTACTGGGACGAGGTCGGAATCCAGACCGAGTTCCTGATCATCGATGGCTCCGCCGTGATCGAGAAGCTCTACCAGGAGCGGGTGCACGATCTGGTGTTCGCCAACATGGGCGGCGACCAGAACCCCGTGGACGCGTGCCTGCGGATCTGCAGCGACCGGCTGTATGAGCTGGGTGGTTGGAACCACTCGAACATCAACCGGCCGTGGATCGACGAGGCGTACGCGGCCATCCTCGGCGCGGCAAACGCCGAAGAGCGGCGCGAGGCGTGGTTGGAGATGGCGACGCGGCTGCATGCGCGCGGTGAAATGGTTTACGGCCAGTTCTCGCGCGGGTCGCTGCTGAACCTGTACCACCGCCGGGTCAAGGGCGCGTTCTGGATGCAGAACTACGCCATTCCCGTGCGGTCGCCGATCAACCTGGTGTGGATCGACCCGTACTGGGAAGAGCGGTAG
- a CDS encoding fumarylacetoacetate hydrolase family protein: MKEPDDMHLVRYELDGSIRHGILDDGSIAEIEGDFFGDRQRTGAVVSLDAVTLKSPTMPSKVINAAGNYESHMAGAPKPPRPKPFLAPSTSVTDPGANVVMPRETPVSYEGEMAVVIAKRGRHIAEDEVSDYILGVCCANDVSAYEWVGADSDWFRGKGTDTFSPFGPWITPGLDYRDLQLITRVNGEVVEDTRTTKMFYGVDELVSYVSRYMTLEPGDVFFTGTSGESTPLNDGDVVEVEVEGNGVLSNTFVLAT; this comes from the coding sequence ATGAAGGAACCTGACGATATGCACTTGGTGCGCTACGAACTCGACGGCAGCATCCGGCACGGCATCTTGGACGACGGCTCGATCGCCGAGATCGAGGGCGACTTCTTTGGCGACCGTCAGCGCACCGGCGCGGTGGTGTCGCTCGACGCGGTCACGCTCAAGTCCCCGACCATGCCGTCAAAGGTCATCAACGCCGCCGGCAACTACGAGAGCCACATGGCCGGTGCGCCCAAGCCGCCCCGCCCCAAGCCGTTCCTGGCGCCCAGCACGTCCGTCACGGATCCCGGCGCCAACGTCGTCATGCCGCGCGAAACGCCGGTGTCGTACGAAGGCGAAATGGCTGTCGTCATCGCCAAGCGCGGCCGCCATATCGCGGAAGACGAGGTCTCGGACTACATCCTCGGCGTGTGCTGCGCCAACGACGTCAGCGCCTACGAGTGGGTCGGCGCCGACAGCGATTGGTTCCGCGGCAAGGGCACGGACACGTTCTCGCCCTTCGGGCCCTGGATCACCCCCGGCCTGGACTACCGCGACCTCCAGCTCATCACCCGCGTTAACGGTGAGGTCGTCGAGGACACCCGCACCACCAAGATGTTCTACGGCGTCGACGAGTTGGTCAGCTACGTCTCGCGGTATATGACCCTCGAGCCGGGCGATGTCTTCTTCACCGGCACCTCCGGCGAGAGCACGCCGCTCAACGACGGCGACGTCGTCGAAGTCGAAGTCGAAGGCAACGGGGTCCTCAGCAATACGTTCGTGCTGGCAACCTAG
- a CDS encoding phytanoyl-CoA dioxygenase family protein, with amino-acid sequence MEQLPEVHAMALHLKRLEFSGFTLVPEALAPTRLERVRECLDRLFRDHPNVPTAVQDYRRTSLPGSGSIDINRLFELDPVFEDLMDLPTVLPIVQAALGHDATLCCDATGNHRAPRSRAATLWHRDGGPYLRLTFFLDDITERNGATAFLPGSHLSAEPPPPWANHDSQPRALPGMVHATGPAGACLLNNTNLWHTNTPNDSDRPRRVIWLLFKPSQVEFASHDEMKSTDAYFARQTGPRRRALMGLAD; translated from the coding sequence ATGGAGCAGCTTCCGGAAGTCCACGCCATGGCGCTGCACCTCAAGCGCCTGGAGTTCTCCGGCTTCACGCTCGTGCCCGAAGCGCTTGCCCCCACACGACTGGAACGGGTTCGCGAGTGCCTCGACCGACTCTTCCGCGACCACCCCAACGTGCCAACGGCCGTGCAGGACTATCGGCGGACATCGCTTCCGGGATCGGGATCCATCGACATCAACCGGCTGTTCGAATTGGACCCGGTCTTCGAGGACCTCATGGACCTGCCCACCGTGCTCCCCATCGTCCAAGCCGCGCTGGGACACGACGCGACGCTGTGCTGCGATGCGACGGGGAACCATCGGGCGCCGCGTTCACGGGCGGCGACGCTCTGGCATCGCGACGGCGGCCCTTACCTCCGTCTGACCTTCTTCTTGGACGACATCACCGAGCGCAACGGCGCGACCGCCTTTCTTCCCGGAAGTCATCTGAGCGCCGAGCCGCCGCCACCGTGGGCCAATCACGACAGTCAGCCCCGCGCGCTTCCCGGAATGGTGCACGCCACCGGACCCGCGGGCGCCTGTCTGCTGAACAACACGAACCTCTGGCACACGAACACGCCGAACGACTCGGACCGGCCGCGCCGGGTGATCTGGCTGCTGTTCAAGCCGTCGCAGGTGGAGTTCGCATCGCACGACGAGATGAAGTCCACCGACGCCTACTTCGCCCGCCAAACCGGCCCACGGCGACGCGCCCTGATGGGCCTGGCGGACTAG
- the phnA gene encoding phosphonoacetate hydrolase: MPENHSPVVVICADGADPAYVDAAIDHGCMPTLARFQREGAYHLVPAAIPSFTNPNNMTIATGQPPAAHGISGNYFYDAKREVEVMMDHPRFLRCESLFARFSREGHRVAAITAKDKLRTMLATGWRGICFSGELAHATTEEEHGIAEVTRRMGRSNPGIYSGQMSDFVMACGVYLARERLADLLYLSLTDFVQHTYAPGSPEADAFYTSLDHRLAELDAMGAVILLTADHGMNDKCHPDGTPNIVYLETLLEGAVPGPFRVVLPVTDPHVTHHAGLGSFATVYLPPDQVDAAIQRLREDPRIDDALPRGEAAAKYELPADRIGDIVLLSDRGSVLGRAPGAHDLSVLSASRLRSHGGLHEVTVPFASNRRLTPEVESRAASLRNADAFSVAMDGLQI; this comes from the coding sequence TTGCCTGAAAACCATTCGCCCGTGGTCGTGATCTGCGCCGACGGCGCCGACCCGGCCTACGTGGACGCGGCCATCGACCACGGGTGCATGCCCACGCTCGCCCGCTTCCAGCGCGAGGGCGCGTATCACCTCGTCCCGGCGGCGATTCCCTCGTTCACCAACCCCAACAACATGACCATCGCCACCGGTCAGCCGCCCGCGGCGCACGGCATCTCGGGGAATTACTTCTACGACGCGAAGCGCGAGGTCGAAGTGATGATGGACCACCCGCGATTCCTGCGCTGCGAGTCGCTCTTCGCCAGGTTCAGCCGGGAAGGCCATCGCGTGGCCGCCATCACGGCCAAGGACAAGCTGCGCACCATGCTGGCCACCGGCTGGCGCGGCATCTGCTTCTCCGGCGAGCTGGCGCACGCAACGACCGAGGAAGAGCACGGCATCGCGGAGGTCACCCGGCGCATGGGTCGGAGCAATCCCGGCATCTATTCCGGACAAATGAGCGACTTTGTCATGGCCTGCGGTGTCTACCTCGCGCGCGAGCGCCTGGCCGACCTGCTCTATCTCTCGCTCACGGACTTCGTGCAGCACACCTACGCGCCCGGCTCGCCCGAAGCCGACGCTTTCTACACGTCGCTCGACCACCGCCTCGCCGAGCTCGATGCGATGGGGGCCGTGATCCTGCTCACCGCCGACCACGGCATGAACGACAAGTGCCATCCCGACGGCACACCCAACATCGTCTACCTGGAAACGCTGCTGGAAGGGGCGGTGCCCGGGCCGTTTCGAGTGGTGCTGCCGGTGACCGATCCGCACGTGACGCACCACGCGGGCCTTGGATCCTTTGCCACCGTCTATCTGCCGCCCGATCAGGTGGATGCGGCCATCCAGCGCCTGCGCGAAGACCCGCGCATCGACGACGCCTTGCCCCGCGGCGAAGCCGCCGCCAAGTACGAGTTGCCTGCCGATCGCATCGGCGACATCGTCCTGCTCAGCGATCGCGGCTCCGTCCTGGGCCGGGCGCCCGGCGCGCACGATCTATCGGTCCTTAGCGCCTCACGTCTCCGCTCGCATGGCGGCCTGCACGAGGTGACCGTGCCCTTCGCGTCGAATCGTCGGCTGACACCTGAAGTTGAATCGCGAGCGGCCTCGCTGCGGAACGCCGACGCGTTCTCGGTCGCAATGGACGGGCTGCAGATTTAG
- a CDS encoding ABC transporter ATP-binding protein, with product MSDAASTQSPNTVWLLRRLAAYLRPHWRWQAAAIMSSVLVVATFLPFPWLTKILIDDVVGAGNLDLLGPAAAGIVASAVATAGLLLASNYLYTTAGEQAINDLRTRLMNHTLRLPLAYFRRQRTGEVVAHFTTDSVAVTGVYRATFGVAPAAVIELAVMLLVVGLIDWRFVLVSLGVIPLQATLPALLGRPQRRAGEREQSAMAALGGLSTELVAGAREIKAFNRQGWAARRLASDLRRLFSARLRVATLRHTRLFFTVIHELIRVAIFAVLAGAILGGEVKLGVVLALAQYMLYLVGPAFALMGAYAETQHALGAAGRLFAFLDTPTESAKPDAARGLPDIRGEIDFEHVSAAYESGARVIQDVSFTAPAGRITALVGPSGSGKTTIANLLLRFLQPHGGRILVDGHDVATVTAAELRRHVGVVFQDPVLFAGTVADNIRFGRDDISEARVVEAATIANAHDFITAMPQGYATQIGERGLRLSGGQAQRIAIARAIAADPRILVLDEATSALDAEAERLVHVALERAAADRTMLVIAHRLATVRGADRIVVLDAGKVADTGRHDELYERCHLYRELCDLQMTSTGTVNS from the coding sequence ATGAGCGACGCAGCGTCGACCCAATCGCCCAACACCGTTTGGCTCCTCCGCCGCCTGGCAGCCTACCTCCGGCCGCACTGGCGCTGGCAGGCGGCGGCGATCATGTCGTCGGTCCTGGTTGTGGCCACCTTCCTACCCTTCCCCTGGCTGACCAAGATCCTCATCGACGACGTCGTGGGGGCCGGGAACCTGGACCTGCTCGGGCCGGCGGCGGCGGGCATCGTCGCGTCGGCCGTGGCCACGGCCGGTCTGCTTCTGGCGTCCAACTATCTGTACACGACCGCCGGCGAGCAGGCGATCAACGACCTCCGCACGCGGCTCATGAACCACACGTTGCGGCTGCCGCTGGCCTATTTCCGGCGTCAACGGACCGGCGAGGTCGTGGCGCACTTCACCACCGACTCCGTCGCAGTGACGGGCGTCTATCGCGCGACTTTCGGCGTCGCCCCGGCCGCCGTTATCGAGCTCGCCGTCATGCTGCTGGTCGTCGGGCTGATCGACTGGCGCTTTGTCCTTGTGTCGCTTGGCGTCATCCCGCTCCAGGCGACTCTGCCCGCGCTGCTCGGCCGCCCGCAACGCCGGGCTGGTGAACGGGAGCAATCGGCCATGGCCGCGCTCGGCGGTCTGTCGACCGAGCTGGTCGCCGGCGCCCGAGAGATCAAGGCCTTCAACCGACAGGGCTGGGCAGCGCGCCGCCTGGCGAGCGACTTACGCCGGCTGTTCAGCGCTCGCCTGCGCGTCGCGACATTGCGGCACACTCGGCTCTTCTTCACCGTCATCCACGAGCTGATTCGGGTGGCGATCTTTGCCGTGCTCGCGGGCGCCATCCTTGGCGGCGAGGTCAAACTCGGCGTGGTGCTCGCGCTGGCGCAATACATGTTGTACCTCGTGGGGCCGGCATTCGCGCTGATGGGCGCTTACGCCGAGACCCAGCACGCCCTGGGCGCGGCGGGACGGCTGTTCGCGTTCCTCGACACGCCCACAGAGTCGGCGAAACCGGACGCCGCGCGTGGCCTGCCGGACATCCGTGGCGAGATCGACTTCGAGCACGTCAGCGCCGCGTACGAGAGCGGCGCGCGTGTGATCCAAGACGTGAGCTTCACGGCGCCCGCCGGTCGGATCACGGCCTTGGTCGGTCCCAGCGGCTCCGGCAAGACCACCATCGCGAACCTGTTGCTGCGCTTCCTGCAGCCGCACGGCGGACGCATCCTCGTTGATGGACATGACGTGGCCACGGTCACCGCGGCCGAGTTGCGGCGCCACGTGGGCGTCGTGTTTCAGGATCCCGTGCTCTTCGCAGGCACGGTGGCCGACAACATCAGGTTTGGCCGCGACGATATCTCGGAAGCGCGGGTCGTCGAGGCCGCCACGATCGCCAACGCGCATGATTTCATCACGGCCATGCCGCAGGGCTACGCGACCCAGATCGGCGAACGCGGCCTGCGGCTCTCCGGCGGGCAGGCGCAGCGCATCGCGATTGCCCGGGCCATCGCCGCCGACCCGCGGATCCTCGTCCTCGACGAGGCCACCTCGGCGCTCGACGCCGAGGCCGAGCGCCTGGTGCACGTGGCGCTGGAGCGGGCTGCCGCGGACCGCACCATGCTGGTGATCGCACACCGGCTGGCGACCGTGCGCGGCGCGGATCGCATCGTCGTGCTCGACGCGGGCAAGGTCGCGGATACCGGTCGGCACGACGAGCTCTACGAACGCTGTCACCTCTACCGCGAGCTCTGCGACCTGCAGATGACTTCCACCGGCACGGTGAATTCATGA
- a CDS encoding ABC transporter ATP-binding protein, producing the protein MSAPAAAMAPSETAGAPRAWSTFRRLLGYVRPYWLTGALATAAAAAAAVLVLARPWLIKLLVDDVFGQGNEALLAPVLVAMFALEAVLVGLGYAAEYGYARMGERAMNLLRTGILHHAHRLPLISLRRHRTGEVVAHFTSDATAIGGVYQRVFSDGALSSLRVVAVVGIIFAVDWRFGLLAAALIPFYAFLPVLMQGRVQGASQRVQDAMADLSALLTEFVGGARDLKAFNREDWAGRRLRVAARRLWRGRLRLVVVQGIAMAQTVVYWGTLAAIWIVLAPPAVEGQITLGLVIALGYYFLMLESPSRRLVTAYVEIQTALGAARRVFAFLDTPEEPSRAAATSPPIRDGEVRFDRVAFSYDDDQPVLREVSFHATRGTTLAVVGPSGAGKTTLINLLLRFVDPASGRITVDGHETRAFDPAALRGSFGVVFQDPMLFEGAIGENIRFGREDLTDAHVERAAVIANAHDFITATEHGYATRIGERGLRLSGGQAQRVAIARAIAADPRILVLDEATSALDAESERLAQEALDRASHGRTTIVIAHRLATVRRADSIVVLDEGQVLDTGRHEELYDRCDLYRRLCDLQFLEPDTGTA; encoded by the coding sequence ATGAGCGCGCCGGCAGCCGCGATGGCCCCGAGTGAGACCGCCGGCGCCCCGCGCGCCTGGTCCACCTTCCGGCGCCTGCTCGGCTATGTGCGCCCGTATTGGCTGACCGGCGCGCTCGCCACCGCGGCGGCGGCCGCCGCCGCAGTGCTTGTGCTCGCCCGTCCCTGGCTCATCAAGCTGCTGGTCGACGACGTCTTCGGCCAGGGAAATGAAGCGCTGCTCGCGCCGGTGCTCGTCGCCATGTTCGCGCTGGAAGCGGTCCTTGTCGGGCTGGGATACGCCGCCGAATACGGTTATGCCCGCATGGGCGAACGCGCCATGAACCTCTTGCGGACGGGCATCCTGCACCACGCGCATCGCCTGCCCTTGATCAGCTTGCGTCGGCATCGGACCGGCGAAGTTGTGGCGCACTTCACCTCCGACGCCACCGCGATTGGCGGGGTCTACCAGCGCGTATTTTCGGATGGCGCTCTTTCGAGCCTTCGGGTGGTGGCCGTGGTGGGCATCATCTTCGCGGTGGACTGGCGCTTCGGCCTCCTCGCCGCGGCCTTGATCCCGTTCTACGCCTTCCTGCCGGTGCTGATGCAAGGCAGGGTGCAGGGCGCCAGCCAGCGCGTCCAGGACGCCATGGCCGATCTGTCGGCGCTGCTGACTGAATTCGTGGGAGGCGCCCGCGACCTCAAGGCCTTCAATCGCGAGGATTGGGCCGGACGGCGGCTGCGCGTCGCGGCGCGCCGGCTGTGGCGCGGGCGCCTGCGCCTGGTCGTGGTGCAAGGCATCGCCATGGCCCAGACGGTCGTCTACTGGGGCACTCTGGCGGCGATCTGGATCGTGCTGGCCCCGCCGGCGGTCGAGGGCCAGATCACCTTGGGACTCGTGATCGCGCTGGGTTACTACTTCCTGATGCTCGAATCGCCCTCGCGCCGATTGGTGACCGCGTATGTCGAGATCCAGACGGCGCTGGGGGCGGCACGTCGAGTCTTCGCCTTCCTGGACACGCCTGAAGAGCCGAGCCGCGCCGCGGCCACGTCGCCCCCGATCAGGGACGGTGAGGTGCGCTTCGACCGTGTGGCGTTCAGCTACGACGACGACCAGCCGGTCTTGCGCGAGGTCAGCTTCCATGCCACGCGCGGCACGACCCTTGCGGTCGTGGGACCGAGTGGCGCCGGCAAGACGACGCTGATCAATCTGCTGCTCCGCTTTGTCGATCCGGCGTCCGGTCGCATCACCGTGGACGGACACGAGACCCGCGCCTTTGATCCCGCGGCGCTGCGCGGATCGTTTGGGGTCGTGTTCCAGGACCCCATGTTGTTCGAGGGCGCCATCGGCGAGAACATTCGCTTCGGCCGCGAGGACCTCACGGATGCCCACGTCGAGCGCGCGGCCGTTATTGCCAATGCGCACGACTTCATCACCGCCACCGAGCACGGCTACGCGACCCGCATCGGCGAACGCGGCCTGCGGCTCTCGGGCGGCCAGGCGCAACGGGTCGCGATTGCCCGCGCCATTGCCGCCGATCCGCGCATCCTCGTTCTCGACGAGGCCACCTCGGCGCTGGACGCCGAGTCCGAACGCCTGGCGCAGGAAGCGCTGGACCGCGCCTCGCATGGGCGAACGACCATCGTCATCGCCCACCGGCTCGCCACGGTGCGCCGCGCGGATTCGATCGTGGTGCTCGACGAGGGCCAGGTGCTCGATACCGGCCGGCACGAGGAGCTCTATGACCGCTGCGATCTCTACCGGCGTCTCTGCGATTTGCAGTTCCTAGAGCCGGACACAGGCACGGCATAG